In one Pseudomonas sp. MM211 genomic region, the following are encoded:
- a CDS encoding class I adenylate-forming enzyme family protein — protein sequence MNAQIANLGSVIGPDSPGERLAFIGLDSQLNESRCTYGELDELANGIARALRARGFAVGERIALLAFNSVASIAAVLGIMRAGLVAVPVNHRFPKALTDYVITDSGARLLFCDAPHRDAAPNMPRVSLEADDLAAFAQPGPLQAFQPLGDEPAMMLYTSGSTGKPKGVVLSHRAHLWIVRTRLQATPLIDERALIAAPLYHMNALALALLVLASGATAILLPQFSAATYIEAIQRYRCTWLTAVPPMIAMMLREQALLERADLSSVRVVRMGSAPVSASLLEQIHRLLPNARIINAYGTTEGGPVVFGAHPQGLSSPVLSVGYAHPDVQLRLRDEAGELADEGVLELKSPGLMSGYHNRPDLAAPFTADGFYVTGDVFRRDTHGFHTFVGRRDDMFVSGGENIYPGEVEKLLERHPAVQQACVVPVEDEIKGFKPMAFVVRRQGSQVSEAEIKAFTLEHAPAYQHPRRVWFIDTLPLASTHKIDRKALLDKARQHLQDSGRTTGAPRDR from the coding sequence ATGAATGCGCAGATCGCCAATCTGGGCAGCGTGATCGGCCCCGACAGCCCGGGCGAGCGACTGGCCTTCATCGGCCTCGACAGCCAGTTGAACGAGTCGCGCTGCACTTACGGCGAACTGGACGAGTTGGCCAATGGCATTGCCCGTGCTCTGCGTGCCCGCGGCTTCGCTGTAGGGGAGCGCATTGCCTTGCTGGCCTTCAACTCGGTGGCTTCCATCGCGGCCGTACTCGGCATCATGCGCGCCGGGCTGGTCGCCGTGCCGGTCAATCATCGATTCCCCAAGGCGCTGACCGACTATGTGATCACCGACAGTGGTGCGCGCCTGCTGTTCTGCGACGCGCCGCATCGAGACGCGGCCCCCAACATGCCGCGCGTATCGCTGGAGGCGGATGACCTGGCGGCCTTCGCCCAGCCAGGGCCTTTGCAAGCCTTCCAGCCGCTGGGTGACGAGCCGGCGATGATGCTCTACACCTCTGGCTCCACCGGTAAGCCCAAGGGCGTGGTGCTCAGCCACCGAGCCCATCTATGGATCGTGCGCACCCGTTTGCAGGCCACCCCGCTGATTGATGAGCGTGCGTTGATCGCGGCGCCGCTGTACCACATGAATGCGCTGGCGCTGGCGCTGCTCGTCCTGGCCAGCGGTGCCACCGCGATACTGCTGCCGCAGTTCAGTGCCGCCACCTATATCGAGGCGATCCAGCGTTACCGCTGTACCTGGCTGACCGCCGTGCCGCCGATGATCGCCATGATGCTGCGCGAGCAGGCGCTGCTGGAACGCGCCGACCTGTCGTCCGTGCGGGTGGTGCGCATGGGCTCGGCGCCGGTGAGTGCGAGCCTGCTGGAGCAGATCCACCGCCTGCTGCCGAATGCACGGATCATCAATGCCTACGGCACTACCGAAGGTGGGCCGGTGGTCTTCGGCGCCCACCCGCAGGGGCTGAGCAGCCCGGTGCTATCGGTGGGGTATGCCCACCCGGATGTGCAACTGCGCTTGCGCGATGAAGCGGGCGAGCTGGCGGATGAGGGCGTGTTGGAGCTCAAGAGCCCCGGGCTGATGTCCGGTTACCACAACCGTCCTGATCTGGCCGCACCCTTCACGGCCGATGGCTTCTACGTGACGGGCGACGTGTTTCGCCGCGATACCCATGGTTTCCACACCTTCGTGGGGCGCCGTGACGACATGTTCGTTAGCGGCGGCGAGAACATCTATCCCGGCGAGGTGGAAAAGCTGCTCGAACGTCATCCCGCGGTGCAGCAGGCCTGCGTAGTGCCGGTCGAGGACGAGATCAAAGGGTTCAAACCCATGGCCTTCGTCGTTCGGCGCCAAGGCAGCCAGGTCAGTGAGGCCGAGATCAAGGCCTTCACCCTTGAGCACGCGCCGGCCTATCAGCATCCGCGCCGGGTGTGGTTCATCGACACCCTGCCGCTTGCTTCCACCCACAAGATCGACCGCAAGGCCTTGCTCGACAAGGCTCGGCAACACCTCCAGGACAGTGGCCGGACC
- a CDS encoding VOC family protein — protein MSAALDHLVINTRFDLDAAAGIFAGLGFTLTPRGHHSLGSINNLIMFDEGYLELIGLPVGGERLRQEILDSPPGIDGLVLASDDPRATHAALVQAGFLVQPVQHFSRPVEVDGASLEARFGTVRLVPGQFAAGRVYFCHHQTPELVWRPEWLGHANGIHSIERLTVLSEHPEQTRQAFERLGRFDGRFSVEVIDKAAWRIRGVQVGEEEPGRPERFVSIGLRGGAPADLARRAASLGLPHRQEADRVTIVIPGFDTVLECLA, from the coding sequence ATGAGTGCGGCACTGGACCACCTGGTCATCAACACGCGCTTCGATCTCGATGCGGCGGCGGGCATCTTCGCGGGCCTGGGCTTTACGCTCACGCCCCGTGGCCATCACTCACTCGGCTCGATCAACAACCTGATCATGTTCGATGAGGGCTACCTGGAGTTGATCGGGCTGCCGGTTGGGGGCGAGCGTCTGCGTCAGGAAATCCTCGACAGCCCACCTGGTATCGACGGCCTGGTGCTGGCCAGTGACGACCCCCGCGCCACCCATGCGGCGTTGGTGCAGGCCGGCTTTCTGGTTCAGCCGGTGCAGCATTTCTCCAGGCCGGTGGAGGTCGATGGTGCCTCGCTGGAAGCACGCTTCGGCACCGTCCGGCTGGTGCCTGGGCAGTTCGCCGCTGGCCGGGTGTATTTCTGCCATCACCAAACACCGGAGCTGGTCTGGCGGCCCGAGTGGCTGGGCCACGCCAACGGCATCCACAGCATCGAGCGGCTGACGGTGCTCAGCGAGCACCCCGAACAGACACGCCAGGCGTTCGAGCGTTTGGGGCGCTTCGACGGACGATTCAGCGTCGAGGTTATCGATAAGGCGGCGTGGCGTATCAGGGGTGTGCAGGTTGGAGAGGAAGAGCCCGGGCGTCCCGAACGCTTCGTGTCGATCGGCCTGCGTGGTGGCGCCCCGGCGGATCTGGCACGCCGCGCCGCGAGTCTCGGTTTGCCCCATCGGCAGGAGGCCGATCGGGTCACCATCGTCATCCCAGGCTTCGACACCGTGCTGGAGTGCCTGGCATGA
- a CDS encoding PaaI family thioesterase — protein sequence MIETTLPSAADIQAKLLKGPYHQWLGLQVLAVGEGSIELSAKWREEWVVNVEGGYTHGGILAALVDLTADWALVSKTGKGVPTIDLRVDYHRPAKGDLRATGTVIKFGKQFSVAEAQVFDGEGNLVASGRGVYSTPAPKV from the coding sequence ATGATCGAAACGACACTTCCGAGCGCTGCCGATATCCAGGCCAAACTGCTCAAGGGCCCTTATCACCAATGGCTGGGCCTGCAGGTTCTGGCTGTGGGCGAGGGCAGCATCGAGCTCAGCGCAAAATGGCGCGAAGAATGGGTGGTGAATGTCGAGGGTGGCTACACCCACGGCGGCATACTCGCGGCGCTGGTCGACCTGACCGCTGACTGGGCGCTGGTGTCCAAGACTGGCAAAGGCGTGCCGACCATCGATCTGCGTGTCGACTACCACCGGCCAGCCAAAGGCGATCTGCGCGCCACGGGCACCGTGATCAAGTTCGGCAAGCAGTTCTCGGTGGCTGAAGCACAGGTCTTCGATGGTGAAGGCAATCTGGTCGCCAGCGGCCGTGGCGTCTATTCCACGCCCGCCCCGAAGGTGTGA
- a CDS encoding zinc-binding dehydrogenase produces the protein MSKTMKALVLDEHGDLDQLRVVTDKPIPAVGSGHVVIRVGASSFNYHDVFTVKGMPGIKVPLPVVIGLDLAGTISELGEGVEGWKVGDRVLINPLKPDVGLMGEMVDGGMAEYALVDARQLIRLPDAVSFEQAAALPVAYGTAHRMLITHNTVKAGDRVLILGASGGVGTACVILAKLLGAEVIACAGSDEKGERLKALGADHVINYRDTDFSKWAIGQYGKPQRRNYEGGVDVVINFTGGDTWLPSLKCIKRGGTLLVCGATAGHDPKEDLRYVWSFELNIKGSNSFYEDNLVGLLDLIAEGRIDPIIDRVLPLEQAAEGLALIRDREVLGKVVVTP, from the coding sequence GTGAGCAAGACCATGAAAGCCCTGGTACTCGACGAACACGGCGACCTCGACCAGTTGCGCGTCGTCACCGACAAGCCGATACCGGCAGTGGGCAGCGGACACGTGGTAATTCGCGTTGGCGCATCGTCCTTCAATTACCACGACGTCTTCACGGTGAAGGGCATGCCCGGCATCAAGGTGCCGCTGCCGGTGGTCATCGGCCTCGATCTGGCCGGCACCATCAGCGAGCTGGGTGAAGGTGTCGAAGGCTGGAAGGTCGGTGACCGCGTGCTGATCAACCCGCTGAAACCCGACGTTGGCCTGATGGGCGAGATGGTCGACGGCGGCATGGCCGAGTACGCCCTGGTCGATGCGCGGCAACTGATTCGTCTGCCCGATGCCGTGAGTTTCGAACAGGCAGCGGCCTTGCCAGTGGCCTATGGCACCGCCCACCGCATGCTGATTACCCACAACACCGTGAAGGCAGGTGACCGCGTGCTGATCCTCGGTGCCAGCGGTGGCGTGGGAACCGCCTGCGTGATTCTCGCCAAACTGCTGGGTGCCGAGGTGATCGCCTGTGCGGGCAGTGACGAGAAGGGCGAGCGCCTCAAGGCGCTGGGCGCCGACCACGTCATCAACTACCGCGACACCGACTTCTCCAAGTGGGCCATCGGCCAGTACGGCAAGCCGCAGCGCCGCAACTACGAAGGCGGCGTGGACGTGGTGATCAACTTCACCGGCGGCGACACCTGGCTGCCATCGCTCAAGTGCATCAAGCGCGGCGGCACGCTGCTGGTGTGTGGCGCTACCGCCGGCCACGACCCCAAGGAAGACCTGCGCTACGTCTGGAGCTTCGAGCTCAACATCAAAGGCTCGAACAGCTTTTACGAAGACAACCTGGTCGGGCTCCTCGACCTGATCGCCGAAGGCCGGATCGACCCGATCATCGACCGCGTACTGCCCCTTGAACAGGCCGCTGAAGGCCTGGCGCTGATCCGTGATCGCGAAGTGCTGGGCAAGGTGGTCGTCACGCCTTGA
- a CDS encoding ABC transporter substrate-binding protein, translated as MRKLIAVAALAATAVLPFAAHSADKVRIGYWTSGVSLGYGSVLESKDFLAKRGIEAEFVHFPDVNAPIRALAAGSIDLAFGAPLAGVFSTAAEGVPIRIFAATQPADVQFVVPADSPITSLAELKGKKIGMSPAGSSVAVIAGAVLAGNHGIKTNDFSLVGGNESRLAQFLAQKQVDGAALRSVTIAQLEDELKVKRLGSFAEEWKTLTHSDAVPYIGVGTVAAKLVDDKPEVVARVIAGLRDTLAWGKANPDEVVRILQKSANLPEKDARVYVGQWDAMNRIAFEPADIETLRRQHQVFVDGGLIKGELKDDLFATEPYNQAKHIK; from the coding sequence ATGCGTAAGTTGATTGCCGTCGCTGCCCTGGCCGCGACCGCGGTGCTGCCTTTTGCTGCCCATTCGGCGGACAAGGTCCGTATCGGTTACTGGACCAGCGGTGTGAGCCTGGGCTACGGCTCGGTGCTCGAGTCCAAGGATTTTCTCGCCAAACGCGGCATCGAGGCCGAGTTCGTGCACTTCCCCGACGTCAATGCGCCGATCCGCGCACTGGCAGCCGGCTCTATCGACCTGGCATTCGGCGCACCGCTGGCCGGAGTGTTCTCGACGGCAGCCGAAGGTGTGCCGATTCGTATCTTCGCGGCGACCCAGCCGGCCGACGTGCAGTTCGTGGTGCCGGCTGATTCGCCGATCACCTCGCTGGCCGAGCTCAAGGGCAAGAAGATCGGCATGTCGCCGGCAGGCTCTTCGGTGGCGGTGATCGCCGGCGCGGTGTTGGCCGGCAACCATGGCATCAAGACCAATGACTTCTCCCTGGTCGGCGGTAACGAGTCGCGTCTGGCGCAGTTCCTGGCGCAGAAGCAGGTGGATGGAGCGGCCCTGCGTTCGGTCACCATCGCCCAGCTCGAAGACGAGCTGAAGGTCAAGCGCCTGGGCAGCTTCGCCGAGGAATGGAAGACCCTCACGCACTCCGATGCGGTGCCTTATATCGGCGTTGGCACGGTCGCCGCCAAGCTGGTCGACGACAAACCGGAGGTTGTCGCCCGCGTCATCGCTGGCCTGCGCGACACACTCGCCTGGGGCAAGGCGAACCCGGATGAAGTCGTCCGCATTCTGCAGAAGAGCGCCAACCTGCCGGAGAAGGATGCCCGCGTGTACGTCGGCCAGTGGGATGCGATGAACCGCATCGCCTTCGAGCCAGCGGACATCGAGACCCTGCGTCGTCAGCACCAGGTGTTCGTCGACGGCGGCCTGATCAAGGGCGAACTCAAGGACGACCTGTTCGCCACCGAACCCTACAACCAAGCCAAACACATCAAGTAA
- a CDS encoding ABC transporter permease, with protein MDTAKRFSSLALQRFALIAVVGLFWWYAAGRLPSFVLPGPEKVLTALGNLLQSDTFLHDLSATLGRVLSGFALATLVGTPLGLALGSSPALARFFEPVLSVFNTVSSAIWAIFAIIWFGISDATTVFVVFMTAMPLILTNVWQGAKTVERQYVELARSFRLSRLQILLKISLPSILPYFFSGARLAFGFGWRVSLVAETLGASDGIGYRLRQAADLVQSDQVFAWTVLLVALMLALEAGVLKPLERRLFRWKTP; from the coding sequence ATGGATACCGCCAAGCGCTTTTCCAGCCTCGCCCTGCAACGCTTCGCATTGATCGCCGTGGTCGGTCTGTTCTGGTGGTACGCCGCAGGTCGCCTGCCATCGTTCGTGCTGCCCGGGCCGGAAAAGGTTTTAACCGCACTGGGCAACCTGCTGCAGAGCGACACCTTCCTGCATGACCTGAGCGCCACCCTCGGCCGGGTGCTCAGCGGCTTCGCACTCGCCACGCTGGTCGGCACACCGCTGGGCCTGGCGCTCGGCAGCAGCCCCGCACTGGCGCGCTTCTTCGAGCCGGTGCTGTCGGTGTTCAACACCGTGTCGTCGGCGATCTGGGCGATCTTCGCCATCATCTGGTTCGGCATTTCCGACGCCACCACAGTGTTCGTGGTGTTCATGACCGCCATGCCGCTGATCCTCACCAACGTCTGGCAGGGCGCGAAGACGGTGGAGCGGCAATACGTCGAACTGGCGCGCTCGTTTCGCCTGTCGCGGCTGCAGATTCTGCTGAAGATCTCGCTGCCTAGCATCCTGCCGTACTTCTTTTCCGGTGCCCGCCTGGCGTTCGGTTTTGGCTGGCGGGTATCGCTGGTGGCCGAGACGCTCGGCGCCTCCGATGGCATCGGCTATCGCCTGCGCCAGGCCGCGGATCTGGTGCAGAGCGACCAGGTATTCGCCTGGACCGTGCTACTCGTCGCCCTGATGTTGGCGCTCGAAGCGGGGGTGCTGAAGCCCCTCGAGCGCCGGTTGTTTCGTTGGAAAACCCCCTAG
- a CDS encoding ABC transporter ATP-binding protein, translated as MNAALHQDLTVSAIILQGIGKRFDALEVLRDISFEVGQGEVVALLGTSGCGKSTLLNIVSGLLAQDQGRLSLFGQASSAFSDWRRIAYMFQEDRLLPWRSVQANVAFGLEGSGIGKAERAQRVAEALRLVGLEAFAKSWPHQLSGGMRSRVALARSLVVKPQVLLMDEPFSKLDPHTRSQMHDELLRLQALTGMTVLFVTHDVEEAVVLADRVVVLEPRPGRIRAIHSMALPRPRVPTEPAVNEQVRRLRLEV; from the coding sequence ATGAATGCCGCACTGCATCAGGACTTAACGGTATCGGCGATCATCTTGCAGGGGATCGGCAAGCGCTTCGATGCCCTTGAGGTGCTGCGCGATATCTCCTTCGAGGTGGGGCAGGGCGAAGTGGTCGCTCTGCTGGGTACGTCGGGGTGTGGCAAGAGCACCTTGCTCAATATCGTTTCCGGGCTGCTCGCCCAGGATCAAGGCCGGTTGAGTCTGTTTGGCCAGGCCTCGAGCGCTTTCAGCGACTGGCGGCGCATCGCTTACATGTTTCAGGAAGACCGTCTGCTGCCTTGGCGCAGCGTGCAGGCTAACGTCGCCTTCGGTCTGGAGGGCAGTGGTATCGGCAAGGCCGAGCGCGCCCAACGGGTTGCCGAGGCGCTGCGTCTGGTGGGCCTCGAGGCCTTCGCGAAATCCTGGCCGCATCAATTGTCCGGCGGCATGCGCAGCCGGGTCGCTCTGGCGCGCAGCCTGGTGGTGAAACCCCAGGTGCTGCTGATGGACGAGCCGTTTTCCAAGCTCGACCCGCACACCCGCAGCCAGATGCACGACGAGCTGCTGCGTCTGCAGGCACTCACCGGCATGACGGTGCTGTTCGTCACCCATGATGTGGAGGAGGCCGTGGTGCTGGCCGACCGGGTGGTGGTGCTGGAGCCGCGTCCTGGTCGCATTCGCGCCATCCATTCAATGGCTTTGCCGCGCCCCCGGGTGCCCACCGAGCCTGCCGTCAACGAACAGGTTCGTCGCCTGCGTCTGGAGGTCTGA
- a CDS encoding GntR family transcriptional regulator: MSLIIASADHPLDCANQGDSAYARIRRDILSCRLTPGALITEPGLMELYEIGKSSCRIALTRLSHEGFVRSLPRKGYQIAPITVKDVEEVFTLRVQLEPLAARLAVGRVDIERLRVLEAACRVRHLVSLPDQIDVFMDANKAFHLEIARATGNERLLRTLSGLMDEMTRLVALGFNVQGTKPEIKHDHNAMIAAFEEGDGKRAELIARRHIETFQAMTLEKVYASLSEAGASLPLLAARFAR, from the coding sequence ATGTCACTCATCATCGCTTCCGCCGATCACCCGCTCGACTGCGCCAACCAGGGTGACTCCGCCTACGCCCGCATTCGCCGCGACATCCTGTCCTGCCGCCTGACGCCAGGGGCGCTGATCACCGAGCCCGGGCTGATGGAGCTGTACGAGATTGGCAAAAGCAGCTGCCGGATCGCGCTGACGCGTCTGTCCCATGAGGGCTTCGTCAGGTCTTTGCCGCGCAAGGGCTATCAGATCGCGCCGATCACCGTTAAGGACGTCGAGGAAGTCTTCACCCTGCGTGTGCAGCTCGAGCCGTTGGCGGCTCGGCTGGCGGTCGGTCGTGTGGACATCGAGCGTCTACGGGTTCTGGAGGCTGCCTGCCGGGTTCGCCATCTGGTTTCACTGCCTGATCAGATCGATGTATTCATGGACGCCAACAAGGCGTTCCACCTGGAGATCGCCCGGGCCACTGGCAACGAACGGTTGTTGCGCACGTTGTCCGGCCTGATGGACGAGATGACGCGCCTAGTGGCGCTGGGGTTCAACGTCCAGGGCACCAAGCCGGAGATCAAGCACGACCACAACGCCATGATCGCCGCTTTCGAAGAGGGCGACGGCAAGCGTGCCGAGCTGATCGCCCGTCGGCATATCGAAACCTTCCAGGCCATGACCCTGGAAAAAGTCTACGCCAGCCTCAGCGAAGCCGGTGCATCGCTGCCGCTGCTGGCGGCGAGGTTCGCCCGATGA